One window of Quercus robur chromosome 12, dhQueRobu3.1, whole genome shotgun sequence genomic DNA carries:
- the LOC126709424 gene encoding uncharacterized protein LOC126709424 isoform X2 codes for MSRISKWKLEKTKVKVVFRLQFHATHIPQTGWDKLFISFIPADSGKATAKTTKSNVRNGTCKWADPIYETTRLLQDVKTKQYDEKLYKLVVAMGSSRSSILGEADINLADYADALKPSDVALSLNGCDSGATLHVTVQLLTSKTGFREFEQQREQRERGLETTSDQNSHYESAGRKVSSSAETLNDQMDKINARVRFKKEPKDLPSLEEEVGLNEEYADSAVGFDGSSNTSESLYAEKHEVSSIHEIDSLKSTVSGDLGGLSLSQSPQPGKGDPSDNRFLAQGTSDWVHGWSSDYSADNDLAIAYEENSRLRASLEAAESSILELKLEVSSLQSHADEIGVEAQNFSQQLAAEIASGEELANEVSFLHSECSKFKDDLEKLKNSKLNPPYTSRESIETDQGHLIQEIQLRWLKGVLLVEDKITELQTKACFGFQEEDLRFLHSDLEALLGILRDLKQGNVQTISGLNLTSVKEIKEMNLHRSELVVPRTGFDADLYEPEGLLHCLKIPSLVSNESDSVDTNVLKGKLFEVLRELNESKAERESLARKMDQMECYYEALVQELEETQRQMMGELQSLRNEHSTCIYTISSTKVEMDTMHHDMNEKLIRLAEDKHDLESHNKELERRAITAEAALKRARLNYSIAVNQLQKDLELLSFQVLSMFETNENLVRQAFADSPEPIFQGSPEMVQNRKLGSEEFVSAKLLHCQHNRTGVKKQNVGGDALLEDLKRSLCLQEGLYQKFEEEVCEMHLVNVYLDVFSKSLQESLVEVSSEFRLMKEKMEELTQQLELSTESKELLMFRLQAAMDDVHSLNDYKATCIAKCNDLALHNQILESTLQNVTHENHLLNQKITEWEALMTEYRSYEKKYEVCTAEKLVLENLLKKKTQENGNLQNDISVFQEELKEVRFEFNELTSEKENQQNTINFLQEKLWNLMASYDKKYGGMSLWSESFCQDLESKDLTGVVLQLEEFHHNALKRILQLMEENKGLLNERDLVQVSLRTAESDNLIMKQKFEHDIRAAVDKLDVSNSLLQKFQLEIEATANRLKVSSEADERYARQHTELLSDLDHMEAELQKLTSKNKDLAQEILALETVTDDLGRCKLSIAALQEEKDTLIVSLQGKNDESAKLALELSNLKGSWQSLHDELHIERSSGDKLESTVFELNSQLDEKQCQLIHFDQQKAELVCLKQMVSDLEFEKRRVGHLLLKTEECLKNVQEECSSLENQLSEMHEFSIDVAVRDIFTKTQYEAWIEDLLQQLAELHKKHLNDEAVHDRCLASEAHYNEENARLLTSLDSLKSELGASIAENRVLLDKISVITYKLEEYKNRAENVEATLKGEKGRHALEVESLEQKLVNSEEKVDNLMFAKEELEVKYKEENARLLTSLDSLKSELEASTAENRVLLDKISVITYELEEYKNRAENVEATLKGEKGQHALEVESLEQKFVNSEEKVDNLMFAKEELEVKCKEENARLLTSLDSLKSELEASTAENRVLLDKISVVTYELEEYKIRAENVEATLKGEKGWHALEVERLEHKLVDSEEKVDNLMFSKEELEVKSILLKAKVDEQHAHITLLEGYNDELIMLQKKCSELSQRLAEQVLRTEEFKNLSIHLKELKDKADAECLQVREKREPEGPPVGMQESLRIAFIKEQYETKLQELKHHLSISKKHSDEMLWKLQDAINEVENKKKSEASHLKRNEELGLRILELEAELQSALSEKRELMNACDLMKAEKECSFISLECCKEEKQELEAFLQKCNDEKSKIAEELTLMKDLLESSASHINVQKEGSGGLLNVDCTPDEPVGKLHQKNSILGIPNNGRISIDVAPRNSPTEEPFCKLSDKDNSMNCEEAEYARTIPANETDLMNVHPMQDILLSGGGNCIQSLALINQEDLLHPDTNHLALTNDHFKAQNLKNSMDHLNKELERMKHENTIFPQDDNDFLSKFPGLQRELMQLRKANEELGSIYPLYNEFSSGGNALERVLALEIELAEALQEKKKSSIHFQSSFLRQHSDEEAIFHSFRAINELIKDMLELKERYTGVETELKDMHDRYSQLSLQFAEVEGERQKLMMTLKSVRASKKAPLFNRSSSASLDDDPS; via the exons ATGTCGAGGATTTCAAAGTGGAAGCTTGAGAAGACAAAAGTAAAAGTGGTCTTCCGGCTACAATTCCACGCTACACAT ATTCCACAAACTGGATGGGATAAGCTGTTTATATCTTTCATACCTGCTGATTCTGGAAAGGCCACAGCAAAGACAACcaaatcaaatgtgagaaatgGGACATGCAAATGGGCAGATCCTATTTACGAAACTACCAGACTTCTTCAAGAcgtcaaaacaaaacaatatgaTGAGAAACTCTATAAACTTGTAGTGGCAATG GGTTCTTCACGTTCCAGCATCCTTGGGGAGGCTGACATCAACCTTGCTGATTATGCTGATGCCTTAAAGCCTTCTGATGTTGCACTGTCTCTTAATGGATGTGACTCTGGAGCTACCTTACAT GTCACTGTACAGCTGCTAACTTCTAAAACTGGCTTCAG AGAGTTTGAGCAACAGAGGGAACAGAGAGAGAGGGGTCTGGAGACAACTTCTGACCAAAATAGTCATTATGAATCTGCTGGTAGAAAAGTATCGTCTTCTGCAGAGACTCTCAACGATCAGATGGATAAG ATTAATGCAAGAGTTAGATTTAAAAAAGAACCTAAAGATCTCCCTTCACTTGAAGAAGAGGTGGGGCTGAATGAAGAGTACGCGGACTCAGCTGTTGGGTTTGATGGCTCATCCAATACTTCAGAAAGTTTATATGCTGAGAAGCATGAGGTGTCCAGCATACACGAGATTGACAGCCTTAAGAGTACAGTTTCAGGTGATCTAGGTGGACTCTCCTTAAGTCAAAGTCCTCAGCCAGGGAAAGGGGATCCTTCTGATAATAGGTTTTTGGCTCAAGGGACTAGTGACTGGGTTCATGGCTGGAGTTCTGACTATTCTGCAGATAATGACTTGGCAATTGCTTACGAAGAGAATAGTAGACTGAGAGCGAGCTTGGAAGCAGCTGAGTCTTCTATTCTTGAGCTTAAGCTGGAGGTAAGCTCTTTACAAAGTCATGCTGATGAAATAGGTGTTGAAGCGCAAAACTTTTCCCAGCAACTTGCTGCTGAGATTGCTTCAGGAGAAGAGCTGGCAAACGAAGTTTCTTTTCTACATTCAGagtgttcaaagttcaaagatgatcttgaaaagctaaaaaattccaaattaaaccCTCCATATACCAGCAGAGAATCTATTGAGACAGACCAGGGGCACTTAATTCAGGAGATACAGCTCAGATGGTTAAAGGGGGTTTTATTAGTGGAGGATAAGATAACAGAGCTTCAAACCAAGGCGTGCTTTGGATTCCAGGAAGAAGACTTAAGATTCCTGCATTCAGACTTAGAGGCATTGCTTGGTATACTGCGGGATCTAAAACAAGGAAATGTACAGACAATTTCAGGGCTCAATTTGACAAGTGTAAAGGAGATCAAAGAAATGAATTTACATAGAAGTGAGCTAGTTGTACCAAGAACTGGGTTTGATGCAGATTTGTATGAACCAGAAGGCTTGCTTCATTGTCTTAAAATTCCTAGCCTGGTGTCTAACGAATCTGATTCTGTTGATACGAATGTATTGAAGGGAAAATTGTTTGAAGTTCTAAGGGAGTTAAATGAGTCAAAAGCTGAACGGGAAAGCCTTGCTAGGAAAATGGACCAGATGGAGTGTTACTATGAAGCTCTCGTTCAGGAACTTGAGGAAACTCAAAGACAGATGATGGGAGAGTTGCAAAGTCTTAGAAATGAGCATTCTACCTGCATTTACACAATTTCATCCACTAAGGTGGAGATGGACACGATGCACCATGACATGAATGAGAAGCTAATAAGACTTGCAGAAGACAAGCATGATTTGGAATCTCACAACAAGGAGCTTGAAAGAAGAGCTATTACTGCAGAAGCAGCACTCAAGAGGGCACGCTTGAATTATTCCATTGCTGTGAACCAGTTACAGAAGGACCTTGAACTACTTTCTTTCCAGGTTCTGTCTATGTTTGAGACTAATGAGAACCTTGTCAGGCAAGCTTTTGCAGATTCTCCGGAACCAATCTTTCAAGGGAGCCCAGAGATGGTGCAGAACCGGAAATTGGGCTCGGAGGAGTTTGTTTCTGCCAAACTCTTGCATTGTCAGCATAACCGTACAGGGGTAAAGAAACAGAACGTGGGTGGAGATGCTCTTTTAGAGGACTTGAAAAGATCACTTTGCTTGCAGGAAGGGCTTTATCAAAAGTTTGAAGAAGAAGTCTGTGAAATGCATTTGGTGAATGTATACTTGGATGTTTTTTCAAAATCGTTACAGGAGAGTTTGGTTGAGGTAAGTTCTGAATTTAGACTCATGAAAGAGAAAATGGAAGAACTTACCCAGCAGCTGGAGCTTTCAACTGAGTCCAAGGAGTTATTGATGTTTAGGCTGCAGGCTGCTATGGATGATGTTCATTCCCTTAATGATTACAAGGCCACTTGCATTGCAAAATGCAATGATTTGGCACTGCACAACCAAATTTTAGAATCAACTTTACAAAATGTTACCCATGAAAATCATCTTCTCAATCAGAAGATTACTGAATGGGAAGCCTTGATGACAGAATACAGAAGTTATGAGAAAAAGTATGAGGTGTGCACTGCAGAAAAATTGGTGTTggaaaatttgttaaaaaaaaaaacccaagaaaaTGGCAATCTCCAAAATGACATTTCTGTTTTTCAGGAAGAGTTGAAAGAAGTCAGATTTGAATTTAATGAGCTGACTTCTGAGAAGGAGAATCAACAGAATACTATCAACTTTCTGCAAGAGAAGTTGTGGAATCTGATGGCATCCTATGACAAAAAGTATGGGGGAATGTCTCTCTGGAGTGAATCTTTCTGTCAGGATTTGGAGTCAAAGGACTTAACAGGTGTTGTGCTGCAATTAGAAGAGTTTCATCATAATGCACTCAAAAGGATTCTCCAACTCATGGAAGAGAATAAAGGTCTACTGAATGAAAGAGATTTGGTTCAAGTGTCCTTAAGAACAGCAGAATCAGATAATTTGATCATGAAACAGAAGTTTGAACATGATATACGGGCTGCAGTGGATAAATTAGATGTGTCGAACTCCCTTCTGCAAAAGTTTCAATTAGAAATTGAGGCTACTGCTAACAGACTCAAGGTTAGCTCTGAAGCTGATGAAAGATATGCACGGCAGCACACAGAACTTTTATCTGATCTAGATCATATGGAAGCAGAGCTGCAGAAACTTACTTCTAAAAACAAGgatcttgctcaagaaatcttgGCTTTAGAGACTGTAACTGACGACCTTGGAAGGTGTAAGTTGAGCATAGCAGCATTACAGGAAGAAAAAGATACTTTGATAGTTTCTTTACAGGGTAAAAATGATGAATCTGCCAAGCTTGCATTAGAGCTTAGTAATTTGAAAGGAAGTTGGCAATCTCTGCATGATGAGTTGCATATTGAGAGAAGTTCCGGGGATAAATTAGAGAGTACAGTCTTTGAACTTAATTCCCAATTAGATGAAAAGCAATGCCAATTGATACATTTTGATCAGCAGAAAGCTGAGCTGGTTTGTCTCAAGCAAATGGTGTCAGATCtagaatttgaaaaaagaagagtagGCCATCTTTTGTTGAAAACAGAGGAATGCCTTAAAAACGTTCAGGAAGAATGCTCTTCTCTGGAAAATCAGCTGTCTGAAATGCATGAATTTTCGATAGATGTAGCTgttagagacattttcacaaaaactcAGTATGAAGCCTGGATAGAAGATCTACTCCAGCAACTCGCTGAGCTTCACAAGAAGCATCTTAATGATGAGGCGGTACATGATCGTTGTCTTGCAAGTGAAGCCCATTACAATGAAGAGAATGCTAGATTGTTGACGAGCCTTGACTCCTTAAAGTCTGAGCTAGGAGCCTCTATTGCTGAGAACAGGGTACTACTTGATAAAATCAGCGTCATAACTTATAAGCTTGAGGAATACAAGAATAGGGCTGAAAATGTGGAGGCCACTTTGAAAGGGGAGAAAGGTCGGCATGCTCTTGAG GTTGAAAGTCTGGAGCAGAAGTTAGTGAATTCTGAAGAAAAGGTTGATAACCTGATGTTCGCCAAGGAGGAACTAGAAGTCAAATACAAAGAAGAGAATGCTAGATTGTTGACAAGCCTTGACTCGTTAAAGTCTGAGCTAGAAGCCTCTACTGCTGAGAACAGGGTACTACTTGATAAAATCAGCGTCATAACTTATGAGCTTGAGGAATACAAGAACAGGGCTGAAAATGTGGAGGCCACTTTGAAAGGGGAGAAAGGTCAGCATGCTCTTGAGGTTGAAAGTCTGGAGCAGAAGTTCGTGAATTCTGAAGAAAAGGTTGATAACCTGATGTTCGCCAAGGAGGAACTAGAAGTCAAATGCAAAGAAGAGAATGCTAGATTGTTGACAAGCCTTGACTCCTTAAAGTCTGAGCTGGAAGCTTCTACTGCTGAGAACAGGGTACTTCTTGATAAAATCAGTGTTGTAACTTATGAGCTTGAGGAATACAAGATTAGGGCTGAAAATGTGGAGGCCACGTTGAAAGGGGAGAAAGGTTGGCATGCTCTTGAGGTTGAAAGACTGGAGCACAAGTTAGTGGATTCTGAAGAAAAGGTTGATAACCTGATGTTCTCCAAGGAGGAACTAGAAGTCAAATCTATTTTACTTAAGGCCAAGGTAGATGAACAGCATGCTCATATAACCTTGCTGGAAGGATATAATGATGAACTGATAATGCTGCAGAAGAAATGTAGTGAGCTTAGCCAGAGGCTTGCCGAACAGGTTTTGAGGACAGAAGAGTTTAAGAACTTGTCCATCCATTTGAAAGAGCTTAAAGACAAGGCTGATGCTGAGTGTCTCCAGGTTCGTGAGAAAAGAGAACCTGAAGGACCACCAGTTGGTATGCAAGAGTCATTGAGAATTGCATTTATCAAAGAACAGTATGAGACCAAGCTGCAAGAATTGAAACACCACCTTTCTATCTCCAAAAAACATAGTGATGAAATGCTGTGGAAATTACAAGACGCAATCAATGAAGTTGAGAATAAGAAGAAATCTGAGGCTTCTcacttaaaaagaaatgaagagCTGGGATTAAGGATCTTGGAATTGGAAGCTGAGTTGCAGTCTGCACTTTCTGAAAAGCGTGAACTAATGAACGCCTGTGACCTGATGAAGGCTGAAAAGGAGTGCTCATTTATAAGCCTTGAATGCTGTAAGGAAGAAAAGCAAGAGCTTGAAGCGTTTTTGCAAAAATGCAATgatgaaaaatctaaaattgcAGAAGAGCTTACCTTGATGAAAGATTTACTAGAAAGTTCTGCATCCCATATTAATGTTCAGAAGGAAGGCTCTGGTGGATTACTCAATGTGGATTGCACGCCTGATGAGCCAGTTGGAAAGCTTCACCAGAAAAATTCGATTTTGGGCATTCCAAACAATGGAAGAATAAGTATAGATGTGGCTCCCAGGAATAGTCCAACTGAGGAACCGTTTTGTAAGCTCTCAGACAAAGATAATTCAATGAATTGTGAGGAAGCAGAATATGCACGTACAATTCCAGCTAATGAAACTGACCTCATGAATGTGCACCCGATGCAg GATATTCTTCTATCTGGGGGTGGAAATTGTATTCAAAGTCTTGCACTTATAAATCAAGAAGACTTGCTGCATCCTGACACAAATCATTTGGCTCTTACCAATGATCACTTTAAagctcagaatctgaagaataGCATGGACCACTTGAATAAGGAG TTGGAAAGAATGAAACATGAGAATACAATTTTTCCCCAAGATGATAAtgattttttgtcaaaatttccAGGTTTACAAAGAGAACTAATGCAATTACGTAAG